Proteins from a single region of Argiope bruennichi chromosome 6, qqArgBrue1.1, whole genome shotgun sequence:
- the LOC129972743 gene encoding serine/threonine/tyrosine-interacting protein A-like, with product MDSLSLHAENPISKEINCGVVSSDWCYNMRREMQEIIPGLYLGPLSSATKPKLNSLLETGITHIVCVRHEKEASFIKPNFPESFKYIVINISEPETSNLIPLFSQVKAFIDNCLKNGGKVLVHGNTGNSMSASLVIAYIMETKSMTLKDALLVVQKKRQCIGPSESFLQQLKEYEPIYKAMQTHLNGHTSKVTGKLKRRFDELEDNVTLNSKMDICEESPIS from the exons ATGGACTCTTTATCACTGCATGCTGAAAATCCTATTTCGAAGGAAATTAATTGTGGTGTTGTCTCATCg GATTGGTGTTATAACATGCGACGAGAAATGCAg gaaatcaTTCCTGGCTTATATCTTGGTCCACTTTCTTCTGCTACTAAACCAaaa ctTAATTCGTTGTTGGAGACTGGAATCACTCATATTGTTTGTGTTCGACATGAAAAAGAAGCTTCTTTCATAAAGCCAAATTTTCCAGAAAGTTTCAA ATACATAGTCATTAACATTTCAGAACCAGAAACATCAAATCTGATTCCTCTTTTCTCTCAG GTTAAAGCCTTTATTGACAACTGCTTGAAAAATGGAG gaaaAGTTCTTGTCCATGGGAACACTGGTAATTCTATGAG TGCCTCTCTTGTCATTGCTTATATAATGGAGACTAAATCCATGACTTTAAA GGATGCTCTTTTAGTTGTTCAGAAGAAGCGTCAGTGTATTGGTCCTAGTGAAAGTTTTTTGCAGCAACTTAAA GAATACGAACCTATCTATAAGGCTATGCAAACTCACCTTAATGGCCATACTTCAAAAGTCAcag GCAAACTAAAACGACGATTTGATGAATTAGAAGATAATGTTACATTAAATAGCAAAATGGACATTTGTGAAGAATCTCCAATATCATAg
- the LOC129971653 gene encoding tubulin-folding cofactor B-like, with protein MGEENKNVLDILVTSTIISFGTQRRFPTKLTIGELKQKLELITGGSASSMELQLLDDKNEVIAKLNDNSAVLSSYPLDNAKVLHVIDSSIQAGEFEDLSKVKKFELSEEEYAKRGETLRAFKEKLKLQSDEQKESFAEKKQKEEEDLIKNMSVGNRCEVRIAGKPTRRGTVMYIGKTEFKPGFWIGVKYDEPVGKNDGSVSGKRYFECVQKYGGFVKPHDVVVGDFPEETYDLDEI; from the coding sequence ATGGGcgaggaaaataaaaatgttcttgatATTCTTGTAACAAGTACAATAATTTCTTTCGGCACTCAGCGCCGATTTCCAACCAAGCTTACTATTGGAGAACTGAAGCAGAAATTAGAATTGATAACAGGTGGTTCTGCATCATCAATGGAATTGCAGTTACTGGATGACAAGAATGAAGTCATAGCAAAGTTAAATGACAACAGTGCTGTTTTAAGTTCATATCCTTTAGATAATGCTAAAGTACTTCATGTTATTGATTCCTCAATTCAAGCTGGGGAATTTGAAGATTTGTCTAAGGTAAAGAAGTTTGAATTGTCAGAAGAAGAGTATGCCAAAAGAGGTGAAACTCTGAGAGCTTTCAAGGAAAAGCTGAAACTTCAGAGCGATGAACAAAAGGAAAGTTTTGCTGAAAAGAAGCAAAAAGAGGAGGAAGACTTAATAAAGAATATGAGTGTTGGCAACAGATGTGAGGTGCGCATTGCAGGGAAGCCTACTCGCCGTGGTACAGTCATGTATATTGGAAAAACTGAATTCAAGCCTGGTTTTTGGATTGGTGTTAAGTATGATGAGCCTGTTGGAAAAAATGATGGTTCCGTCAGTGGAAAGAGGTACTTCGAATGTGTTCAGAAGTATGGAGGTTTTGTTAAACCCCATGATGTTGTTGTCGGTGACTTTCCAGAAGAAACATATGATCTTGatgaaatttag